One window of Streptococcus suis genomic DNA carries:
- a CDS encoding DUF5301 domain-containing protein produces the protein MRKVVGMLAIVGLCVLAYWFWPWEEPNLPKASEVREIRLVQGQVVVTIDQSEEIATFLAELGNAKKTRQDSVHDAPLGSPHVQITFVMAEGETTAFAYEGIRNSYLEFPYTGIYKLKEPPQVIQKMLAD, from the coding sequence ATGAGAAAAGTAGTTGGTATGCTGGCCATTGTCGGTTTGTGTGTTCTAGCCTATTGGTTTTGGCCATGGGAAGAACCAAATCTTCCCAAAGCCAGTGAGGTTCGGGAAATTCGTTTGGTTCAAGGTCAAGTAGTTGTCACAATCGACCAGTCAGAAGAGATAGCAACTTTTTTGGCAGAACTTGGAAATGCAAAAAAGACCCGTCAAGATAGTGTTCACGATGCACCGTTGGGTTCACCCCATGTGCAGATTACCTTTGTCATGGCAGAAGGTGAAACCACAGCATTTGCTTATGAGGGAATACGTAACAGCTATCTGGAGTTTCCTTACACTGGTATCTACAAGCTGAAAGAGCCCCCTCAAGTGATTCAGAAAATGTTAGCAGACTAG
- a CDS encoding nicotinate-nucleotide adenylyltransferase: MAIELLTPFTKVELEVEKKETNRKQVGILGGNFNPVHNAHLIVADQVRQQLKLDEVLLMPEFIPPHVDKKETIDEYHRYSMLKMAIAGIEGLGIETIELERRGVSYTYDTMKLLKEKNPDTDYYFIIGADMVDYLPKWHRIDELVQLVQFVGVQRPRYKAGTSYPVIWVDVPLMDISSSMVRSFIKQGRVPNFMVPHEVLDYIEEKGLYQ; the protein is encoded by the coding sequence ATGGCTATTGAACTCTTAACACCCTTTACCAAGGTTGAATTAGAGGTTGAAAAGAAAGAAACCAATCGCAAACAAGTGGGGATTCTGGGAGGGAATTTCAATCCTGTCCACAATGCTCATTTGATTGTGGCAGACCAGGTCCGTCAACAGTTGAAGTTGGATGAGGTCTTGCTCATGCCAGAATTCATTCCACCTCATGTGGATAAAAAAGAAACTATTGACGAATACCATCGCTATTCCATGCTCAAGATGGCTATTGCAGGTATAGAGGGCTTGGGGATTGAAACCATTGAACTAGAACGCCGTGGTGTCAGCTATACCTACGACACCATGAAATTGCTGAAGGAAAAAAATCCTGATACGGATTATTATTTTATCATCGGTGCAGATATGGTAGACTACCTTCCAAAATGGCACAGGATTGATGAATTGGTCCAGTTGGTGCAGTTTGTTGGTGTCCAGCGTCCTCGTTACAAGGCAGGGACGTCCTATCCGGTTATCTGGGTAGATGTACCCTTGATGGACATTTCCTCCAGCATGGTGCGTAGTTTTATCAAGCAAGGACGAGTGCCGAATTTTATGGTGCCTCATGAAGTTCTGGACTATATCGAAGAAAAGGGACTTTACCAATGA
- a CDS encoding YqeG family HAD IIIA-type phosphatase, with protein sequence MEKLVSLENYMPDFALEKAYDVTVDSLKKHGIKVVFVDLDNTLIAWNNPDGTPEMRQWLHDLRDAGIPVVVVSNNKYERVKRAVEKFEIDFESYALKPFTIGINRALKRFDVKPSEVIMIGDQLMTDIRAAKRAGLKSVLVKPLIRTDSINTQINRWRERRTMKKIIAKYGAIDYKREM encoded by the coding sequence TTGGAGAAATTAGTGAGTTTAGAGAATTACATGCCAGATTTTGCCTTGGAAAAGGCTTATGATGTGACGGTGGACAGTTTGAAAAAGCATGGGATTAAGGTGGTGTTTGTCGATTTAGATAATACCTTAATTGCTTGGAATAATCCTGACGGAACGCCTGAGATGCGCCAGTGGTTGCATGATTTGCGGGACGCAGGTATTCCGGTTGTCGTTGTTTCCAATAATAAATATGAGCGGGTCAAGCGCGCGGTCGAGAAATTCGAGATTGACTTTGAATCTTATGCGCTCAAGCCCTTCACTATCGGCATTAACCGCGCTCTCAAACGCTTTGATGTCAAGCCTAGCGAGGTCATTATGATTGGTGATCAGTTGATGACGGACATTCGGGCGGCCAAGCGGGCAGGACTTAAGTCGGTCCTTGTCAAGCCCTTGATTCGGACAGATTCCATTAATACGCAGATTAACCGTTGGCGTGAGCGACGGACCATGAAGAAAATCATAGCCAAATATGGAGCGATAGACTACAAGAGGGAGATGTAA
- the yqeH gene encoding ribosome biogenesis GTPase YqeH yields the protein MEELFCIGCGAQIQTTDKEIAGFTPQSALEKGLETGQLYCQRCFRLRHYNEISDVNISDNDFLKLLHSVGESDALVVNVIDIFDFNGSVIPGLSRFISGNDVLLIGNKQDILPKSVKTGKVTQWLTERAHEIGMRPVDVVLTSAQYKQAIKDLIEKIEQHRMGRDVYVVGVTNVGKSTLINAIIQEITGDKDVITTSRFPGTTLDKIEIPLDDGSFIYDTPGIIHRHQMAHYLTAKNLKYISPRKEIKPKTYQLNPEQTLFLAGLGRFDFVSGERQGFTAFFDNELQLHRTKLQGASEFYQKHAGSLLVPPTSKELKEFPELVRHEFTITEKTDVVFSGLGWIRVNEKAKIAAWAPKGVDVVIRKAII from the coding sequence GTGGAAGAATTATTTTGTATCGGTTGTGGTGCTCAAATTCAGACGACAGATAAAGAGATTGCCGGATTTACTCCCCAATCAGCCCTAGAAAAAGGTCTGGAAACAGGGCAACTCTACTGCCAACGTTGTTTCCGTTTGCGCCATTACAATGAAATCTCAGACGTCAATATCTCAGACAATGATTTCTTGAAACTCCTCCATAGTGTAGGTGAAAGCGATGCCTTGGTAGTGAATGTCATTGATATTTTTGATTTCAATGGGTCAGTCATTCCAGGTTTATCTCGTTTTATTTCTGGAAATGATGTGCTTTTGATCGGCAATAAGCAGGACATTTTACCCAAGTCTGTCAAGACAGGCAAGGTTACTCAGTGGTTGACTGAGCGGGCACATGAAATCGGCATGCGACCAGTTGATGTTGTCTTGACTTCAGCCCAATACAAGCAGGCTATCAAGGACTTGATTGAGAAAATTGAACAACACCGCATGGGACGGGATGTCTATGTGGTCGGCGTGACCAACGTTGGAAAGTCAACGCTCATCAATGCCATTATCCAAGAAATTACTGGGGACAAGGATGTCATTACCACCTCACGTTTTCCAGGGACAACTTTAGATAAGATTGAGATTCCTCTGGATGATGGTTCTTTCATTTATGATACGCCTGGGATTATCCACCGTCACCAGATGGCACATTACCTGACGGCTAAAAACCTCAAGTACATCAGTCCTCGCAAAGAAATCAAGCCAAAGACCTACCAGCTTAATCCAGAACAGACCTTGTTCTTGGCTGGTCTGGGACGATTTGACTTTGTGTCTGGCGAACGTCAAGGCTTTACAGCCTTTTTTGACAATGAACTCCAGCTCCACCGCACCAAGTTGCAGGGGGCAAGTGAGTTTTACCAGAAACATGCAGGTTCACTTTTAGTGCCGCCAACCAGCAAGGAATTGAAAGAATTTCCAGAATTGGTCCGCCATGAATTTACTATCACCGAAAAGACGGATGTGGTCTTCTCAGGACTTGGTTGGATTCGTGTCAATGAAAAAGCCAAGATTGCTGCTTGGGCGCCTAAGGGTGTGGATGTGGTTATCCGTAAGGCCATTATTTAA
- the yhbY gene encoding ribosome assembly RNA-binding protein YhbY, which produces MSLTSKQRAFLNSQAHSLKPIIQIGKNGLNDQIKTSVRQALDARELIKVTLLQNTDENIHEVAEILEEEIGVDTVQKIGRILILFKQSSKKENRKISKQVKEI; this is translated from the coding sequence ATGTCATTAACTTCAAAACAACGTGCCTTTTTGAATAGTCAGGCACACAGTCTCAAACCCATCATTCAGATTGGGAAAAATGGTCTCAATGACCAGATTAAAACCAGTGTTCGTCAGGCGCTGGATGCGCGTGAATTGATCAAGGTGACCTTGCTACAAAATACGGATGAAAACATCCACGAAGTAGCTGAAATCTTGGAAGAAGAAATCGGTGTGGATACGGTCCAAAAAATCGGTCGCATCCTGATTTTATTCAAACAATCTAGCAAGAAAGAGAACCGTAAAATTTCCAAACAGGTCAAAGAAATCTAA